ATCCTAATTACTTTGATCAATAATTATTAttgatagtttttttttaacagttattactattttaaaatattagtcatcatcattattgttattcttATGACAAAAATGTTACACTTTGGTGAATGTGAGGACAGGATGCTGGATGGCGGAGCTGGAGACCAACCGGATCCCTTTTGACGTCAGCTTTTACCATCACTAGGGGGCAGCAGTATAACTAAACTCACAATGCCACTACCACACCACcacttgtattttttttctgtttaatttGTGATCGCCTTGTATTTGTTACACCCCTAGTTATGGCGAATCCACCTCTCCCTTTAACGTACTTAAACACTTGAGTCGCTTTGTGCTTCATACAGGCTATCCTCATCCAGGTCTTGAGTCACACCCTGGTCCTAGAAAGCACCAGAGTTGCGTTCAATTTCCGCGAACAGAGGCAAACACGCTTTCTTTGAACTTCTAAATTTGAAGGtttttgtgtaaacattccAAATTGTTTCGATTTAAACTGTAACCCTTCGTCCAGCGTCCATGTTTGCTCTCCtcacactgtttgtgtgtgtttgccaacgCTCGCAGTGAACTCGAAGCAAACGAAAAACTGTTTCAAAACATTGCCAAACGTTTGCCTTTGTTTTGGTATTTTGAACGCACCTCTGGTCTAGACCTGGTTCAGACCTGCCATGGATCTGTCTGAGATCTCTTCAGTGATCTAACTCTTTTGTCTGGGAGTATTCCCTTGCTCTGGCCCTCCTAACTTTAGCTCCGGCCTCCTTAACTCTCAAGACCGGGTCCAGCTTGTTCCGTCAGTCTGTCCGGTTCAGCTCCCTCCGCACCTCCTGACACAATCACAATACACATGTAGGCTCGGATTCTGCTACTAACGTCACCCCCCTGCACTTACCCCCCTAGATCCGGTGCTGAATGGACCCTTCCAGTCCTTCCCCACCTCACAAGTGATGAGGCAGTTTGTGTTTGGGGGGCCTCAGAGTCCCCTCTGGCCAGGGGCAGTTCAGGCTCCTTTTGGCCAGCCTTGGGGGGCGCTGGGGGGGCAGGAGTGGCAGTGGCGCTGTGGGTAGAGGGAGTGGTTGCCGGGGCAACGGAGATGGGAGAGAcggcgggggagggggcttgAGGGGGGGGTCAGGCTGGAGACAGcggtggtgtgggggggtgggggaatagctgtgaggggaggaggggtgggagtgGCGCTGGAGGGTTGTGAGGTAATGGGAGCTGCCGGGGAGGCAACAGGAGTAAAGATGGGGGTCTGGGGAGACTGGGGGGCCGTGGAGGAGcgcgtggagggggagggagaaggagaggaggtgctggtGGTCTGGGTGGAGGGGCGGGTGGTGATGGGGGTGCTCGGGGTTTGGGCCAGgggagaggtgggaggagggCTGATGCaggagagtggggtgggggacaGTCTGAAGCGGGAGCTTTGgatgagagaggggacagaggagggggaggaacaggagggcagggagggggagggggcgctGGGCTTGATATTTGACAGTTGGGCGTGAGGGGGGGCGAGCGGGGTGGTGCCAGTGCTGGGAGgtagggtggaggagggggtgggtgaggCAGAGCGGGATGGAGGCGTGGGGGTAGGTTTGGGGCGTACTGGAGTCGGAACCGAAGCTGAGGCAGGAGGGATGGGGAcgggagatggggaggaggaggaggagaagggcgTCTGTTTTGGGGAGGAGTACACTGGACCAGGAGCAGGGATAGGTGCAGGGGTGGGGGCAGGTACCGGATAGTGGGTCTGTGCCAATTGAACCTGCAGGGGCAATGGAGGCATCTGGGATCGTGTCTGCATGGGCACCTGCGCTACCAGGGGCAGGATCTGGGCAGCAAAGGGGGTATTATAATTCAGCGCCCCTGCGCTAGCCCCCCTGGCCGGCTGCCCCTGCGGCATGAGGAAGGGTGCGGGCAGCAGGTTTCCCCCGGAGGCCTTGCGGTGGAGCGGGGGGCAGGCCCAGCCGCGGTGCAGAAGCGAGGGCTGGGAGGCCGAGAGCAAACGGGCCTCCTGGGTCAGCCGTCCGAGAGCGGGGAGCCCCTGGGTGCTGTGGCGCAGCAGCGCCTCCTTCGCCCCCTGCTGGCCGCACATGAGACTGCGCATGTCGGGCGGCAGGGACGCCACCGCCGTGGCAACCGTCCCACCCGCAGAGGGGGCCGGGAATTTGTTGAAGGGTGGAGTCGTGGCCCCGCCCACTCCCGTGCCATTGGCTGAGGGGGACTCTGCATGGAGGCGGAGACTGTAATGAAGACCCCGCCCAGCTTGTAAGGGGGCGGGTCCCGACGATGGAGGAGTAGGCGTAGTTTTAGCCACGCCACTTCCTCCTGGAGCTCCGCCCACTCCAGCAGTAGGGGGGCCCATTGAGGATGGGGAGGGCACTGTTGTCATGGATACGGGGACTCCCCTGGGAGGCAGGGTGGTCATGCCTAGGAGGGAGGTGACAGACTGGCGCGGGTGGAGAAGGGGGGGCCGCGGAGGCGAGAGGGGGCATccggaaggggagggggagaggggcaaGGGGGAGGGCAAGAAGAGGGCTCCCTGCCCCAGAGcctgaagctgctgctgctgctgctgctggtgcatGAGGGCGATGGCTACGTTGGTGGTTGCCGCCGCCGCCTGCAGTGGGGCGTGCACCAGCGGGGCCCAGATCAGCGGGTGGGGGCGCGGGGACACTGGTCGAGtgcccgcagcagcagcagcggcagcagcagcggcagcagcagcggcagcggcagcggtgATGTCCTGCATGGCTGGCATGCTGTCGTGCTTAACGATCTGCTGCACCAGCACGCTGTCACACGAGCCCAGGCCTGCCAGGCTGCCAGCCGCGCCACCACCCCCGCGACTGCCCCCGCCACCACGACCCAGACTGCCCCCACCACCACGACCCAGACTGCCCGCCATCGAGCCGCCCTGAGACGCCTTACGCAGCAGCATGGAGTTCTTCTTGCctacgagagagggagagaacgggaaagggtagggggagagagaagataggggaaagagaggagagggtgtacagagggacacagacggaagagagagagaggagagagaagaggagtagaACAACCATAACATCACATGGCTGATGTGGTGTTAACCAAACTATTTAGATTATGGCGATAGAAGTATGGCACACGGCAGGATTGTTGAGTATTGCGTTGTATGTACTGATAAAACATCTGCCTTCCATCTGTTGTTATAATTTAGACAGATacaggtaaacagacacatggAGAAATGATGCGACCTAATGCAGCATTGGAGAAGTGTGTTTACCGATGCGGTCGAGGCGGTCAGCGGCCACAGTCTCGAAGGCTCGCCGCATCATGGGGTGTTCCTCCAGGACTTCGTTAAAGCTGTCCACACTCAGAGAGTACACCCGGCAGTACGTGTCAGCTCGCACGCTCGCCGTCCGACGACCACGTGTCAGCAAACAGATCTCTGACGGACCGGGGAGAAGGGGGGTGAGgagagatatgtgtgtttgagatgcagGAAAAAAACGAAAAGAACGCTTATCAGAGATGTAATTTCATGACTTCCTCAACCAGACTATAAACAGCCTGCGCCTACCCAAATaaagaatgtgtttatttacataaataaCGATAAATAATGATCAGTTTCTCTAAACACCTGACACCTTAGTTATGATTTGGCCATCAGAACAGGATCAATCCTCTGTCCACACTTCAGTAACACCAAGGACAACAACTTGTGGCTACAACTCTGGTTTTCCCCTCCTGGATGTGTATGTGCCCACTGCCTGACGGCACTAACCTCCAAAGTAGGATCCGTCGCTGAGCTTGGTCTCCCTGTTTCCGCGGGTGAGCACGCCGACGCGGCCGTGCTGGATGAAGTACATCTTGCGGCCGATGGTGCCCTCCCTGATGATGAAGTCGTTCGGCTGGAACACCTCGAAGCACAGCTTGATCAGGACGGCCGTCACAAAGTTGGGGTCCGCGTTGGCAAACAGGGGCATGTTGGCCACCAGACTGCGGCAGTTGAAGCTGACGATTTCCTGCAGGTGGGGGTCGGAGGTCAGGAAGACAGAACGGCAACAGGGGAAAAGAGAAGATTAAAGGAAAGGATGGAATTGAATTCAGAGATTAGAATTCAGAAATAAACTGATGCTGAATGATGCTAATGACAACTGGGTTTTGCATTTTAATGTTAGGACTAAATACAACGTGGAATTATATTGTAAGAGTAGATTATTTCAGATCTAGTTTGTTTGTAGCAGTGAATGcgattatataaatatatatatatgtatacatacatatttgtaTGT
The DNA window shown above is from Clupea harengus chromosome 11, Ch_v2.0.2, whole genome shotgun sequence and carries:
- the LOC105912979 gene encoding potassium/sodium hyperpolarization-activated cyclic nucleotide-gated channel 3-like gives rise to the protein MDGVGGGAGTPGTGGTGGGPGSTDSRPTRNGDSKRRSKSSLPSPGYRLSQASLEGERAEPVRRRLSIMSSSRDGLPFRPATAAGTPTTPIPLPPPSGPTPSSAPGTVQRSVGFTASRAALASTSSTGTGVMVVTAGPETTTTTAAGSPEGGLGLDGEDYSYSNQSTFIQRQFGAMLQPGVNKFSLRMFGSHKAVAMEQERLKSAGTWIIHPYSDFRFYWDLLMLMLMVGNLIVLPVGITFFKDENTPPWIIFNVVSDTLFLVDLVLNFRTGIVKEDSTEILLDPRAIRQRYLKSWFLVDFVSSIPVDYIFLIMDLEAGLGGTEVYRTARALRIVRFTKILSLLRLLRLSRLIRYIHQWEEIFHMTYDLASAMVRIVNLIGMMLLLCHWDGCLQFLVPMLQDFPLDCWVSKNNMVNDTWGVQYTYALFKAMSHMLCIGYGAQAPEGMTDVWLTMLSMIVGATCYAMFIGHATALIQSLDSSRRQYQEKYKQVEQYMSFHKLPADMRQKIHEYYEHRFQGKMFDEENILGELSEPLKEEIVSFNCRSLVANMPLFANADPNFVTAVLIKLCFEVFQPNDFIIREGTIGRKMYFIQHGRVGVLTRGNRETKLSDGSYFGEICLLTRGRRTASVRADTYCRVYSLSVDSFNEVLEEHPMMRRAFETVAADRLDRIGKKNSMLLRKASQGGSMAGSLGRGGGGSLGRGGGGSRGGGGAAGSLAGLGSCDSVLVQQIVKHDSMPAMQDITAAAAAAAAAAAAAAAAAGTRPVSPRPHPLIWAPLVHAPLQAAAATTNVAIALMHQQQQQQQLQALGQGALFLPSPLPLSPSPSGCPLSPPRPPLLHPRQSVTSLLGMTTLPPRGVPVSMTTVPSPSSMGPPTAGVGGAPGGSGVAKTTPTPPSSGPAPLQAGRGLHYSLRLHAESPSANGTGVGGATTPPFNKFPAPSAGGTVATAVASLPPDMRSLMCGQQGAKEALLRHSTQGLPALGRLTQEARLLSASQPSLLHRGWACPPLHRKASGGNLLPAPFLMPQGQPARGASAGALNYNTPFAAQILPLVAQVPMQTRSQMPPLPLQVQLAQTHYPVPAPTPAPIPAPGPVYSSPKQTPFSSSSSPSPVPIPPASASVPTPVRPKPTPTPPSRSASPTPSSTLPPSTGTTPLAPPHAQLSNIKPSAPSPSLPSCSSPSSVPSLIQSSRFRLSPTPLSCISPPPTSPLAQTPSTPITTRPSTQTTSTSSPSPSPSTRSSTAPQSPQTPIFTPVASPAAPITSQPSSATPTPPPLTAIPPPPHTTAVSSLTPPSSPLPRRLSHLRCPGNHSLYPQRHCHSCPPSAPQGWPKGA